A region from the Rhodohalobacter sp. 614A genome encodes:
- a CDS encoding endonuclease domain-containing protein gives MNPSTILYHPEFDRTKTNPERNRSDSQGILWQHLKESKMHGFDFDQLKKVDQYVLDFYSSKLRLGIELNASSEPMDSLAENEMIRQKYFKISGIKLVRFWEDDIYYDLENVLNMIELSVLVQKRRL, from the coding sequence ATGAATCCATCGACGATTTTATATCACCCTGAGTTTGATAGAACGAAAACAAATCCTGAACGTAACCGGTCTGATTCGCAGGGCATTCTTTGGCAACATTTGAAGGAAAGTAAAATGCACGGATTCGATTTTGATCAACTTAAAAAGGTGGATCAATACGTGCTCGATTTTTATTCCAGCAAACTACGCCTGGGAATTGAGCTCAATGCTTCTTCTGAGCCCATGGATTCGCTTGCGGAAAATGAAATGATCAGACAAAAATATTTCAAAATTTCCGGCATAAAACTGGTTCGGTTTTGGGAAGATGATATTTATTACGATCTGGAGAATGTTTTGAATATGATTGAACTCTCCGTTCTGGTGCAGAAAAGAAGACTTTGA
- a CDS encoding porin family protein, producing MKKSFVVLLLNLLILIGMSPAAYSQIGLRGGINLSTFVGEDVSETKDLMGLHAGLSFSIINIGPVSLVPEIYYAEKGTRFTEQLWEIQNPDPNNYDLDPDYELEFNLAYVEIPVLAKVRLPFLSTKVVHPYIAGGPVFGFRLDCSISFTGTTTEQEIQDCADENFSDLETAFKESDRGYVLVSGIDFQIPLLGTLTLDARYYRGLSRLIENGENDDVYNQNITLMLGYTLPF from the coding sequence ATGAAAAAGTCGTTCGTTGTTCTATTGTTAAACCTGCTGATTTTAATTGGGATGAGTCCGGCTGCGTATTCTCAAATTGGATTGCGTGGAGGAATTAATCTCTCAACTTTTGTAGGAGAAGATGTGTCGGAAACAAAAGACTTGATGGGGCTACATGCCGGCCTTTCATTTTCAATCATAAATATTGGCCCGGTTTCCCTGGTCCCGGAAATTTATTATGCTGAGAAAGGTACTCGGTTTACTGAACAGCTATGGGAGATCCAAAATCCGGATCCAAATAACTACGATTTAGACCCTGATTACGAACTGGAATTCAACCTGGCCTATGTGGAAATTCCGGTATTAGCCAAGGTAAGACTGCCATTTCTCAGCACCAAGGTAGTTCATCCTTACATTGCGGGCGGACCGGTATTTGGTTTTCGGCTGGATTGCAGTATTTCATTTACAGGCACTACCACCGAACAGGAAATACAGGATTGCGCCGATGAAAATTTTTCAGATCTTGAGACGGCATTCAAAGAATCTGACAGGGGATATGTACTGGTTTCCGGCATCGATTTTCAAATTCCTCTTTTGGGAACCTTAACTCTCGACGCACGATACTATCGCGGGCTTTCGCGGTTAATTGAAAATGGAGAGAACGATGATGTCTACAACCAGAATATCACATTGATGCTGGGGTATACACTGCCATTCTGA
- a CDS encoding OmpA family protein: protein MKAFYKLLLITLLLPLLGYSTVSAQDTVDGNDPLVEENEPPSKLSIGLLGGVTIGHMNIGTEYDPTFGFNLRYAANPVLAIQTNFTFGKMTTNPDDDNYFEREFENSYITSSISTQADILRLLGGNSENVKLYASVGLGLIFNDVSTEVNNKAPSNWEHFQGENHDEPAMFASFGPGVRFNLGRRIDLFAQYDYYISNSELIDGFRTRPELQIDLHRRTPDNWSALTAGIQIKFGGSDRDADWHEYDPTLDPSLINQLDRRIDDLDERVSDNSARLDEHQEYLEMLEERMDEMERRLDNLEQMIKEQDRTELTIGNDILFAFDSSVIRESAKPTLAKVVRALAQNPDESINVAGHTCDIGTDEYNQGLSERRAAAVKEYLVKSGIDENRITTEGFGESDPLVPNENETARKLNRRVELTIE from the coding sequence ATGAAAGCATTTTACAAACTACTACTCATTACATTGCTGTTACCTTTACTAGGTTACTCAACAGTCAGTGCTCAGGACACGGTAGACGGAAATGATCCTCTGGTGGAAGAAAACGAACCGCCAAGCAAATTAAGCATTGGTTTGTTGGGGGGAGTCACAATCGGTCATATGAATATTGGTACGGAGTATGATCCGACTTTTGGCTTTAATCTTCGCTATGCTGCTAATCCGGTTTTAGCCATACAAACCAATTTTACTTTTGGTAAAATGACAACCAATCCGGATGATGATAACTATTTTGAAAGAGAATTTGAGAATAGCTATATAACATCCTCGATTTCTACCCAGGCAGATATTCTCCGTCTTTTAGGTGGAAACAGTGAAAATGTAAAACTTTATGCCAGTGTGGGCTTGGGGCTCATCTTCAATGATGTTTCCACCGAGGTCAACAATAAAGCACCAAGTAATTGGGAGCATTTTCAGGGTGAGAACCACGATGAACCGGCCATGTTTGCTTCTTTCGGACCCGGTGTTCGATTTAATTTAGGCCGACGAATTGACCTGTTTGCACAATACGATTATTACATCTCTAATTCTGAACTGATTGATGGTTTCAGAACACGTCCGGAATTGCAAATTGACTTGCACAGACGTACACCAGATAACTGGAGTGCTTTGACAGCAGGTATCCAGATTAAATTTGGTGGCAGCGACAGAGATGCAGACTGGCATGAATACGATCCTACACTCGACCCAAGTTTGATCAATCAATTGGATCGACGTATAGACGATTTGGATGAAAGAGTTAGCGACAACAGTGCACGTCTTGATGAACATCAGGAATATCTCGAAATGCTTGAAGAACGCATGGATGAAATGGAGAGACGTCTTGATAATCTCGAGCAGATGATTAAAGAACAAGACCGAACTGAACTGACAATTGGTAATGATATTCTCTTTGCATTCGATTCATCTGTGATTCGGGAAAGTGCCAAGCCAACACTTGCGAAAGTAGTGCGAGCGCTTGCTCAAAATCCTGATGAAAGTATCAATGTTGCCGGCCATACATGTGATATCGGCACTGATGAGTATAATCAAGGCTTGTCAGAACGTCGGGCAGCAGCTGTGAAGGAATACCTGGTTAAATCAGGAATTGATGAAAATAGAATTACTACAGAAGGATTTGGTGAATCAGATCCTCTTGTACCGAATGAAAATGAAACTGCACGTAAACTGAACAGACGTGTTGAGTTGACGATTGAATAA
- a CDS encoding trypsin-like peptidase domain-containing protein has product MKFRDKILSGILLILIGVMMGMILMLFRNGSFQLDLAEVKVTEVNRSAEPFWSDEDLEKIDDRFIFRTAAKKVTPTVVYIETIVTNNNRRSDDEEPEEDGFWERFLPPRARTVGSGVLISRDGYILTNNHVIEDAVREGITVTLNDKRTFEARIVGRDSSTDLAVLKIDGAELPAAVIGNSDQVEVGEWVLAIGNPFRLRSTVTAGIVGALSRDVQIINDEYRIESFIQTDAAINRGNSGGALVNTSGELIGINTAIATQSGSYQGYGFAVPSNLALKIARDIIEFGEPKRGLMGVQIQTVDAQTAARIGLDQIQGVMISGVVGSPAEEAGLRPDDVILAVNGETVNESNLLQERVAMFRPEDEVNLTIWRSGQTFERVLTLEERKVPEPVARMQNLDEEEDELEQWEEIPESGSDRGIEHQRFGSLGFTLRALATPENPDKFNIYLYRVHPNSEAWNKGLKEGAELLELNGVIADDLGNIEKEISNSLENNRSLDLKLRTTDGAIGFYKLN; this is encoded by the coding sequence ATGAAATTTCGCGATAAAATTCTTTCCGGTATCCTGCTCATACTTATTGGAGTTATGATGGGGATGATACTGATGTTGTTTCGGAATGGATCTTTTCAGCTCGATTTGGCCGAAGTAAAAGTCACGGAAGTCAACAGAAGTGCCGAACCTTTTTGGAGTGATGAAGATCTTGAAAAAATTGATGACCGCTTTATTTTCAGAACAGCGGCAAAAAAAGTGACTCCTACCGTGGTTTACATCGAAACCATCGTTACAAATAACAATCGAAGGTCTGACGATGAGGAGCCAGAAGAGGATGGATTCTGGGAACGGTTTCTTCCGCCAAGAGCCCGGACGGTTGGATCAGGCGTACTCATTTCAAGAGACGGTTATATTCTCACCAACAATCATGTTATTGAAGATGCGGTCCGCGAAGGTATCACCGTTACGCTGAATGATAAACGTACATTTGAAGCAAGAATCGTAGGGCGGGATTCAAGTACCGATCTTGCAGTGCTGAAAATTGATGGTGCTGAATTACCAGCTGCTGTTATCGGGAATTCCGATCAGGTTGAAGTGGGCGAGTGGGTCCTGGCCATTGGCAATCCTTTCCGATTACGTTCAACAGTGACCGCCGGAATTGTTGGAGCTCTCAGCCGGGACGTTCAGATTATTAATGATGAATACAGAATTGAAAGTTTTATCCAAACAGATGCTGCCATCAATCGTGGAAATAGTGGTGGTGCTCTCGTAAATACCAGTGGCGAGTTGATTGGAATCAATACAGCCATTGCTACTCAAAGCGGATCTTACCAAGGGTATGGATTTGCCGTGCCGAGTAACCTTGCCTTGAAAATTGCCAGAGATATCATTGAATTCGGCGAACCCAAAAGGGGATTGATGGGAGTACAGATTCAAACGGTGGATGCCCAAACCGCAGCTCGTATCGGCCTGGATCAAATCCAGGGCGTGATGATCAGCGGTGTTGTGGGTTCACCTGCTGAAGAAGCCGGGTTACGTCCTGATGATGTAATACTTGCTGTAAACGGAGAGACGGTTAACGAATCGAACTTATTGCAGGAAAGAGTGGCTATGTTCCGGCCCGAAGATGAGGTAAACCTGACAATCTGGAGATCCGGCCAAACATTTGAGCGGGTACTCACGCTTGAGGAAAGAAAAGTTCCGGAACCGGTAGCCCGAATGCAGAATTTGGATGAAGAAGAAGATGAACTGGAACAATGGGAAGAGATTCCCGAAAGTGGTTCAGACCGTGGAATTGAACATCAACGATTTGGATCTCTCGGCTTCACACTGCGAGCACTTGCTACACCGGAAAATCCCGATAAGTTCAACATCTATCTTTATCGTGTTCATCCAAACTCTGAGGCCTGGAATAAAGGACTAAAAGAAGGTGCCGAGCTTTTGGAATTAAATGGAGTCATTGCAGACGATCTGGGAAATATTGAAAAAGAGATTTCAAATTCTCTTGAAAACAACAGATCTTTAGACTTAAAATTGAGAACTACAGACGGAGCTATCGGCTTCTATAAGCTAAATTAA
- the recO gene encoding DNA repair protein RecO codes for MVTKTESVVLRTIDYSESSQIVTLFTRKHGIIAVIAKGAKRPKSKFAALMVPGQVLEVVVYVKPTRSVQTLSEASAMLKLDQLRIDLEKMAIATTTLELINQVLHENEVNEPLFAFVVKFLSWVNEYEKTSRVIFPYVQLRVMELIGIGLQQDPSVDEETSAGYMNIESGTLSSKAEGDQSIRLTWQQFIFLKKSLHSKKESIFETDFKKSELSELIEYLDKYIRYHVEGVKPRKSDQIFEKILNN; via the coding sequence ATGGTTACGAAAACAGAATCCGTTGTGCTCAGAACGATTGATTACAGTGAATCGAGTCAGATTGTTACTTTGTTCACCCGTAAGCACGGCATTATTGCAGTTATCGCAAAAGGGGCGAAGAGGCCCAAAAGCAAATTTGCTGCTCTTATGGTGCCCGGGCAGGTTCTGGAAGTTGTGGTGTATGTAAAACCAACCCGAAGCGTTCAAACCCTCTCGGAAGCTTCGGCCATGTTAAAGCTCGACCAGCTTCGCATTGACCTTGAAAAGATGGCCATTGCCACAACAACACTGGAGCTGATCAACCAGGTTTTGCATGAAAATGAAGTGAATGAACCTCTATTTGCTTTCGTTGTAAAATTTCTGAGTTGGGTCAACGAATACGAAAAAACGAGCCGGGTTATTTTCCCCTATGTACAGCTTCGGGTCATGGAGCTCATTGGTATTGGGTTACAACAGGATCCGTCTGTGGATGAAGAAACATCCGCCGGTTATATGAATATAGAATCAGGTACGTTATCATCAAAGGCCGAGGGCGATCAGTCCATTCGTCTTACGTGGCAGCAATTTATTTTTTTAAAGAAATCACTACATTCAAAAAAGGAATCCATTTTTGAGACGGATTTTAAAAAAAGTGAACTAAGTGAGTTAATTGAATATTTAGACAAATATATTCGTTACCATGTAGAAGGAGTAAAGCCCCGTAAATCCGACCAAATTTTTGAAAAGATTTTGAATAACTGA
- a CDS encoding glycosyltransferase family 2 protein — MKVYVIIVTHNPKPWLRKCLDSLLNSNLDLHPIIVDNHSEDGSVEIIKNEYPDFHLIELGENVGFAEANNMAMKKALSQKCDFVFLLNQDAWMEPNTIENLVSTAQEFPEYGVLSPIHMNRSGELLDFNYIRYISNPEDEGRNYYSDLIRGKNLQSLYRVNFVNAAAWLISRECLMKVGFFEDRLFKHYDEDRNYIQRATFHNFKTGIVPDSLIFHDREDRNGTKIKTKFSLPPDISHFILNGSNILDDKAVSRMKAEISMDLKRSIKEFLFLNFKRSGRFLKSYRTKKQLLPLILACREKFMEINPPDNFHE, encoded by the coding sequence ATGAAAGTTTATGTAATTATTGTAACTCATAATCCCAAACCATGGTTAAGAAAATGTCTTGACAGCCTGTTAAATTCTAACCTGGATCTTCATCCCATTATCGTAGATAACCATTCTGAAGATGGCTCTGTAGAGATTATTAAAAATGAGTATCCTGATTTTCATCTTATTGAATTGGGTGAAAATGTTGGTTTCGCAGAGGCAAATAATATGGCGATGAAGAAAGCATTATCCCAAAAATGTGATTTTGTATTTCTTCTGAACCAGGATGCATGGATGGAACCGAACACTATTGAGAACCTTGTCTCGACAGCTCAGGAGTTCCCGGAATATGGAGTCCTGAGCCCTATTCATATGAACAGATCCGGAGAACTGCTAGACTTTAACTATATCCGGTACATTTCCAATCCAGAGGATGAAGGCAGGAATTATTACTCTGATTTAATCAGAGGTAAAAATCTACAGTCACTATACAGGGTCAACTTTGTGAATGCTGCGGCCTGGCTAATCTCGAGGGAATGCCTGATGAAAGTGGGATTTTTTGAAGATCGATTATTCAAACATTACGATGAAGACAGGAACTACATCCAAAGAGCTACCTTTCACAATTTCAAAACCGGGATCGTACCCGATTCTTTGATTTTTCACGATCGAGAAGACCGAAACGGAACAAAAATCAAAACAAAATTTTCTCTGCCGCCGGATATTTCTCATTTCATACTGAATGGAAGTAATATATTAGATGATAAAGCTGTCAGCCGTATGAAAGCTGAAATCAGCATGGATTTAAAACGGTCTATCAAAGAGTTTCTCTTTCTGAATTTCAAAAGATCAGGCCGCTTTTTAAAATCATATCGAACAAAGAAACAGTTATTGCCGCTTATCCTTGCGTGCAGAGAAAAATTCATGGAAATCAATCCACCGGACAATTTCCATGAATAA